Proteins co-encoded in one Metabacillus sp. KUDC1714 genomic window:
- a CDS encoding isoprenylcysteine carboxyl methyltransferase family protein, with protein MFYGLLLLLIVQRVTEMFIAKRNEKWLLNRGGIEHGSEHYPYIVALHVMFLLSLLFEVNILHKEVTVLWYILVPILAFTQLIRYWAVVSLGSYWNTKIIIVPNDLVVLKGPYQYMRHPNYVVVAVEFLFIPLLYQAYFTAVLFSLLNIVMMTIRIPAEEKALQLHTNYQEVFNLRSRFVPKR; from the coding sequence ATGTTCTATGGCTTATTGTTGCTTCTAATTGTTCAAAGAGTAACCGAGATGTTTATTGCTAAGCGAAATGAAAAATGGCTGTTAAATAGGGGAGGAATTGAACATGGAAGTGAGCATTATCCTTACATTGTTGCACTTCATGTAATGTTTTTACTATCTCTCTTATTTGAGGTTAATATCCTCCACAAAGAAGTAACGGTATTATGGTACATACTCGTTCCAATACTGGCTTTTACACAACTAATTCGCTATTGGGCTGTGGTGTCGTTGGGTAGTTATTGGAATACGAAAATTATTATTGTTCCAAATGATCTTGTAGTTTTGAAAGGACCGTATCAATATATGCGGCATCCTAACTATGTAGTGGTAGCAGTGGAGTTCTTATTCATTCCATTATTATATCAAGCGTACTTTACCGCAGTATTATTTTCATTATTGAACATCGTCATGATGACAATCCGGATACCAGCAGAGGAAAAGGCACTTCAGTTGCATACTAATTACCAAGAAGTATTCAACTTGAGATCAAGATTTGTACCGAAAAGATAA
- a CDS encoding carboxypeptidase M32: MQAYEEAINVMYWDMRTGAPKKGLEQRSEVVGMLSTEAFQMLVSDQMNEYLVALSKDEVYSGLNPVTQKAVELLKKEYKKNKVIPPKEYQEYVVLCSKAESVWEDAKEKSDFQSFAPYLQKLVDYNKKLITYWGYEGNKYNTLLNEYEPGVTVEVLDQVFAQVREKIVPLVKKIAESSHQPKTDFLYHHFPKLNQRGLSEFLLNELGYDFEAGRLDETVHPFEITLNRGDVRVTTKYDEKDFRTAIFGTIHECGHAIYEQNISEKLEGTFLCSGTSMGIHESQSLFYENFVGRNKGFWQRYYNNLKDFSPEQFDGVSLQDFYEAINESKPSLIRIEADELTYSLHVMVRYEIEKALFNDEITVEELPRIWNEKYEEYLGVTPPNDAKGVLQDVHWAGGSFGYFPSYALGYMYAAQFKHAMLKDLPDFNELIETGQFEKIRNWLTEHIHQYGKTKQPLEILKDVTGEGLNAKYLIEYLEEKYRYIYHI; the protein is encoded by the coding sequence ATGCAAGCGTATGAAGAAGCTATCAATGTCATGTATTGGGATATGCGCACAGGAGCACCTAAAAAGGGACTTGAACAGCGTTCAGAAGTTGTTGGTATGCTATCAACCGAAGCTTTCCAAATGCTTGTATCAGATCAAATGAATGAATATTTGGTAGCTCTATCAAAAGATGAAGTATATAGCGGACTTAATCCAGTGACACAAAAGGCTGTTGAGCTTCTCAAAAAAGAATACAAAAAAAATAAAGTAATTCCTCCGAAGGAATATCAAGAATATGTTGTCCTTTGTTCAAAAGCTGAATCAGTTTGGGAAGATGCGAAGGAAAAGTCTGATTTTCAATCCTTTGCACCTTATTTGCAAAAGCTTGTAGATTATAATAAAAAACTTATTACATATTGGGGTTATGAAGGAAATAAATATAATACATTGTTAAATGAATATGAACCAGGCGTCACTGTTGAAGTATTGGATCAAGTATTTGCGCAAGTGCGGGAAAAAATTGTGCCACTTGTAAAAAAAATTGCCGAGTCATCCCATCAGCCTAAAACGGATTTTTTATATCATCATTTTCCTAAATTAAATCAACGTGGGCTTAGTGAGTTCCTGTTAAATGAATTAGGCTATGATTTTGAAGCAGGTCGATTAGATGAAACGGTTCATCCCTTTGAAATTACGCTTAACCGTGGTGATGTCAGGGTAACGACAAAGTATGATGAGAAAGATTTCCGGACAGCGATCTTTGGTACAATTCATGAATGTGGACACGCAATATATGAGCAAAACATATCAGAAAAGCTTGAAGGGACTTTTTTATGCAGTGGTACTTCAATGGGGATACATGAGTCGCAATCACTATTCTATGAAAATTTTGTCGGAAGAAATAAAGGTTTCTGGCAGCGTTACTATAATAACCTAAAGGATTTTTCTCCAGAGCAATTTGATGGTGTTAGTTTACAAGACTTTTATGAAGCCATAAATGAGTCAAAGCCTTCCCTTATTCGTATTGAGGCAGATGAGCTAACCTATTCTCTTCATGTTATGGTTCGTTATGAAATCGAAAAAGCTTTATTTAACGATGAAATAACTGTAGAAGAGCTTCCTCGTATTTGGAATGAAAAATATGAAGAATACTTAGGTGTCACACCTCCAAATGATGCAAAGGGTGTATTGCAGGATGTTCATTGGGCAGGAGGAAGCTTTGGATATTTTCCGTCATATGCATTGGGGTATATGTATGCAGCACAATTTAAACATGCAATGCTGAAAGATTTACCTGATTTTAATGAATTAATTGAAACAGGCCAATTTGAAAAAATTAGAAATTGGTTAACAGAGCATATTCACCAATATGGGAAAACAAAACAACCTTTAGAGATATTGAAGGATGTAACAGGTGAAGGATTAAATGCTAAGTATTTAATTGAATATCTTGAAGAAAAGTATCGTTACATCTATCATATTTAA
- a CDS encoding GNAT family N-acetyltransferase encodes MTENQQIKEFIAKNGDAVVLRPARTDDAAQIVKAVENILKIGSYIQKESARTVNEEKEFINEMKKLDNMYVTVEIENKIVGIARIIRGELEMKRHTGLFRTWLIKSAQGNGIGSQIMDYTLYWCRTHELHKLCLTVFASNDLAVKLYERYGFIQEGTQKEQVKVDGRYDDEIFMAYFFRS; translated from the coding sequence ATGACAGAAAATCAACAGATAAAAGAATTTATCGCAAAAAATGGGGATGCAGTTGTGCTACGTCCTGCTAGAACGGATGATGCAGCACAAATCGTTAAAGCAGTAGAAAATATATTGAAAATTGGTTCTTATATTCAAAAAGAAAGTGCACGTACGGTAAATGAAGAAAAAGAATTTATAAATGAAATGAAGAAACTTGATAATATGTATGTAACAGTAGAAATAGAAAATAAAATTGTTGGAATAGCTAGGATAATCAGAGGGGAGCTTGAAATGAAAAGGCACACAGGTCTTTTTAGAACATGGCTTATAAAATCAGCACAAGGAAATGGAATAGGGAGTCAAATCATGGATTATACACTTTATTGGTGTAGAACACATGAGTTACATAAATTATGTTTAACAGTATTCGCATCAAATGATTTAGCTGTTAAACTATATGAAAGATATGGTTTCATCCAGGAAGGTACACAGAAAGAGCAAGTAAAAGTAGATGGACGTTACGATGATGAAATATTTATGGCATATTTTTTCAGATCTTAA
- a CDS encoding type III polyketide synthase has translation MAYILSVGKAIPENEMSQDTTVEFAKEIFQDSFKDIERLLTVFKNGEIQKRDFVENLDWYKKQHTFEEKNQMYVDKAVKLGSEAVKNCLTNSKLLDQSIDYKEIDAIFFISSTGISTPSIDAKIINQLPFKETIKRIPIWGLGCAGGASGLSRAYEYCKAYPKSLVLVISVELCSLTFQHDDFTKSNLIGTSLFADGVACTCLAGESSNRLKHSKLNALPFIKGTRSTFLRDSEDVMGWEIKNNGFYVVFSRDIPSIINQWLRPQVKGFLQEKGLSIEEIAHFIAHPGGKKVLDAYMDGLGFKEQHLHISKEVLINHGNMSSVTVMYVLQEYLEREIGQENEYGLIGALGPGFSSEMLLVHWESV, from the coding sequence TTGGCCTATATATTATCTGTAGGTAAGGCAATCCCAGAAAACGAAATGAGTCAGGATACAACAGTTGAATTTGCTAAGGAAATTTTCCAAGATTCTTTTAAGGATATCGAACGTTTACTAACCGTTTTTAAAAATGGTGAGATTCAAAAAAGAGATTTTGTTGAAAATCTAGATTGGTACAAAAAACAGCATACATTTGAAGAGAAAAACCAAATGTATGTTGATAAGGCAGTCAAATTAGGTAGTGAAGCGGTTAAAAACTGTTTGACCAACTCTAAACTTTTAGATCAATCAATCGACTATAAAGAAATTGATGCGATTTTTTTTATTAGTAGTACCGGGATTTCGACACCGAGTATTGATGCAAAGATTATCAATCAATTGCCTTTTAAAGAAACAATAAAACGAATTCCGATTTGGGGATTAGGATGTGCAGGCGGAGCTTCTGGTCTTTCCCGTGCATATGAATATTGCAAGGCATATCCGAAATCACTCGTTCTTGTGATTTCAGTAGAGCTATGTAGTTTAACCTTTCAACACGATGATTTTACAAAGAGTAATTTAATCGGTACATCACTGTTTGCTGATGGTGTAGCTTGTACATGTCTTGCTGGTGAATCTTCTAACAGGCTGAAACATTCAAAACTAAATGCTCTCCCCTTTATTAAAGGAACTAGATCAACGTTCTTAAGAGATTCGGAGGATGTTATGGGTTGGGAGATTAAAAATAATGGATTTTATGTCGTGTTCTCCCGTGATATTCCTTCAATTATTAATCAATGGCTTCGCCCTCAAGTAAAAGGTTTTTTACAAGAGAAAGGTTTAAGTATAGAAGAAATTGCTCATTTTATTGCACATCCAGGGGGAAAAAAAGTTCTTGATGCCTATATGGATGGATTGGGCTTTAAAGAACAGCATTTACATATTTCTAAAGAAGTACTAATTAATCATGGAAACATGTCATCTGTAACAGTTATGTATGTACTTCAAGAATATCTTGAGAGGGAAATTGGTCAGGAGAATGAATATGGATTAATCGGTGCACTAGGGCCGGGGTTTAGCTCAGAAATGCTACTTGTTCATTGGGAGAGTGTATAA
- a CDS encoding xanthine phosphoribosyltransferase, with protein MKLLREKIQDEGIVLSDGVLKVDSFLNHQIDPELMKEIGLEFARLFKKEGITKIVTIESSGISPAVMAGLELGVKVIFARKRKSLTLTDNLLVSSVYSFTKQEENTIAVSSQFLNKSDRVLIIDDFLANGEAAKGLIDIVKKSGASIQGIGIVIEKSFQKGASELKNSGYRVESLARIQSLRDGKVSFVEEFEEVKA; from the coding sequence ATGAAACTGCTTAGAGAAAAAATACAAGATGAGGGTATAGTTCTTTCTGACGGTGTGTTAAAAGTTGACTCATTCTTAAATCATCAAATCGATCCAGAGCTTATGAAAGAGATAGGCTTAGAGTTTGCTAGACTTTTTAAAAAAGAAGGTATTACAAAAATCGTGACAATCGAATCCTCAGGTATATCTCCTGCTGTTATGGCTGGTCTTGAGCTTGGTGTGAAGGTTATCTTTGCAAGAAAGAGAAAATCTTTAACATTAACAGATAACTTACTCGTATCTTCTGTCTATTCATTTACAAAACAAGAAGAAAATACAATTGCTGTATCTTCCCAATTTCTAAACAAATCAGACCGAGTACTTATAATTGACGACTTTTTGGCAAATGGAGAGGCAGCAAAAGGATTAATCGATATTGTGAAAAAATCAGGTGCTTCCATTCAAGGTATCGGGATTGTGATCGAGAAATCGTTTCAAAAGGGTGCAAGTGAATTAAAGAATTCAGGCTACAGAGTCGAATCTTTAGCGAGAATTCAATCGTTAAGAGATGGCAAGGTAAGCTTTGTTGAAGAATTTGAGGAGGTTAAAGCATGA
- a CDS encoding VWA-like domain-containing protein: protein MKWQRLLLSKLQEREGKKIALAIDTSTNQTKTILIQNIVKLFGEVCPKSLLVQADFKIRSITSIKDDQIKYYTHGKSSYTEVLEWTEKEEIDTLFYITDVTGYFYEELTFKKEVFWLVPDEFVPKVPFGKAIRVA, encoded by the coding sequence ATGAAATGGCAAAGACTGTTACTTTCTAAGTTACAAGAAAGAGAAGGTAAAAAAATTGCCCTCGCAATAGACACATCTACAAATCAAACAAAAACAATACTAATCCAAAATATTGTTAAATTGTTTGGTGAAGTGTGTCCAAAGAGCTTATTAGTACAAGCAGACTTTAAAATAAGAAGTATTACTTCGATAAAAGACGATCAAATAAAATATTATACACATGGTAAATCGTCTTATACAGAAGTGTTAGAATGGACAGAAAAAGAAGAAATAGACACACTTTTTTATATTACTGATGTAACAGGATATTTTTATGAAGAATTAACATTTAAAAAAGAGGTATTCTGGTTAGTTCCAGATGAGTTTGTCCCTAAAGTACCTTTTGGAAAAGCGATTCGTGTTGCTTAA
- a CDS encoding HPr family phosphocarrier protein has product MRVKDIKITQNLSVTKLIELTEVANKFESEIHIVGKHYKVDAKSLMGLLATIRNEEVTILTKGEDEEEAIKEFIKLLI; this is encoded by the coding sequence ATGAGAGTAAAGGATATAAAAATAACTCAAAATCTATCAGTAACTAAATTAATTGAATTAACCGAAGTTGCAAATAAGTTCGAATCAGAAATTCACATTGTTGGGAAGCATTATAAAGTGGATGCTAAAAGCTTAATGGGCTTATTGGCAACAATAAGGAATGAAGAAGTAACAATCCTTACAAAAGGAGAAGATGAAGAAGAAGCGATCAAAGAGTTTATAAAATTGTTGATATAG
- a CDS encoding nucleobase:cation symporter-2 family protein: MKQSLQNVSLGIQHVLAMYAGAVVVPLIVGSAIGLSGAQLTYLVAIDIFMCGIATFLQVWKNRFFGLGLPVVLGCTFTAVGPMIAIGNEYGVSSIYGAILVSGLIVILISSVFGKLVKFFPPVVTGSVVTIIGITLIPVAMNNMAGGQGSPTFGSKENLILAFGVLFLIILLNRFFTGFIRAISILIGIIAGTVVAGFMGMVDLQAVNDASWFNIGKPFYFGTPTFELAPIITMTIVAVVSMVESTGVYFALSDICNKKLDDKDLARGYRAEGLAYMLGAIFNAFPYTTFSQNVGLIQMSGIKTNRVIYTTAIMLIGLGLVPKIAALATVIPSSVLGGAMVAMFGMVVAYGIKMLGQVEFASQENLLIVACSVGLGLGVTVVPEIFAGLPESVKILTNSGIVAGSITAIVLNIVFNVIPSGKKAGSNRDAVVQGQAS, encoded by the coding sequence ATGAAGCAATCATTACAAAACGTTTCGTTAGGTATCCAACATGTACTTGCTATGTATGCTGGTGCTGTTGTAGTTCCTTTAATTGTAGGAAGTGCAATTGGTTTATCTGGAGCACAATTAACTTACTTAGTTGCGATTGATATTTTTATGTGTGGTATCGCTACGTTTTTACAAGTTTGGAAAAATCGTTTTTTCGGACTTGGCTTACCAGTTGTATTAGGATGTACGTTTACTGCAGTTGGGCCGATGATTGCCATCGGTAATGAATATGGCGTATCCTCGATCTATGGAGCTATTCTTGTTTCTGGACTCATCGTTATTCTTATTTCATCTGTCTTTGGAAAGTTAGTTAAGTTTTTCCCACCTGTTGTAACAGGTTCTGTTGTAACGATCATTGGAATTACATTAATTCCTGTTGCAATGAATAACATGGCAGGAGGTCAAGGAAGTCCAACTTTCGGTTCAAAAGAAAACCTTATTCTCGCGTTTGGAGTTCTATTCTTAATCATACTTCTTAATCGCTTTTTTACAGGATTTATTAGAGCTATTTCAATTTTAATTGGTATTATCGCAGGAACTGTTGTGGCTGGTTTTATGGGGATGGTAGACCTACAGGCTGTTAATGATGCTTCATGGTTTAATATCGGAAAGCCTTTTTACTTTGGTACGCCTACCTTTGAATTAGCACCAATTATTACAATGACGATTGTTGCAGTTGTAAGTATGGTTGAATCTACAGGTGTGTATTTTGCGTTAAGTGATATTTGCAACAAAAAACTTGACGATAAAGATTTAGCTAGAGGGTATCGTGCAGAAGGTCTCGCTTATATGCTAGGTGCAATTTTCAACGCATTTCCATATACAACATTTTCGCAAAATGTAGGTCTTATTCAAATGTCTGGCATTAAAACAAATCGTGTTATATACACAACAGCAATCATGTTAATTGGATTAGGCTTAGTACCAAAAATTGCTGCTTTAGCAACAGTTATTCCTTCATCTGTTTTAGGTGGCGCGATGGTTGCTATGTTTGGAATGGTTGTTGCTTATGGGATCAAAATGCTTGGCCAGGTTGAGTTTGCTTCACAGGAAAATCTATTAATCGTCGCTTGTTCCGTTGGGTTAGGGCTTGGCGTAACAGTTGTCCCAGAGATTTTCGCAGGTCTTCCTGAATCAGTTAAAATTTTAACGAATAGCGGTATTGTTGCTGGAAGTATCACGGCGATCGTACTAAATATCGTTTTTAATGTCATTCCATCTGGTAAAAAAGCTGGAAGCAATCGTGATGCTGTTGTTCAAGGGCAAGCATCTTAA
- a CDS encoding helix-turn-helix domain-containing protein, whose amino-acid sequence MATYKAKKSNFKQLLLKNNTDLDTLALNTNIPKDQLTNYLDTKVMNLNNAMTISKELNCSIEELYSWKVSDK is encoded by the coding sequence TTGGCTACATACAAAGCTAAAAAAAGTAATTTCAAGCAACTTTTATTAAAAAACAACACCGATCTTGACACCCTTGCTCTTAATACTAATATTCCAAAGGACCAACTTACTAATTATTTAGATACTAAGGTCATGAATTTAAATAATGCCATGACAATTTCAAAAGAACTAAATTGTTCAATTGAAGAGTTGTATTCCTGGAAAGTTTCAGATAAGTGA